TgcctttatttattatataatgtcgCGGTGctgtttttcttcatttttgtatTCGAATTTAATAgacaatttcaattttaattctaatatatttttaaaagagatGATAAATACCAATGTATAAATATGTATGTTTGGGTATTGAGAtgatatgtaaatagtaataaaaaagtaatgataaaatattaaataataatgaatagtatttagCAGTTTTACATAAcacacttattaaaaaaataaaaagataaataaaagtaGATGTGCAGTATAgggataataaataaaatttttcaaaaataaaaatgaggtGGTGCTGAATATATTGTCAGGTTGACCAAGCAAAATATTCTGTACAAGAGTTATTCTATCTTCAATCAGTGTGTAgaatatattctatattatttaaataataatattttatttaatttaaatattcaaattttaaaattaatattttaaattaaattatgtctaCTAAGTACGTTTtatgagaatataatttttaaaacggTTGTTCAAAATTAAATTCTGTTTTACCATGCAAAGGAAACGACGTCGCTCTGCCGGAAAATATTCAAACGACATCGTCTCTTTTTCACTGCTCATTTCTTATTGAATTTCCCTAACGTACCAAAGGGAGCGAGTGCAAGAGGGATGGCGAGAGCAGAAGCACTGAGCGCGTACAGAGCGCTGCTGAGAGCGACTCGCAAAACGTTCGCCGGCGACTCTCTGATGCTTACCGAGTCCGCGGCAGAGCTCCGAAAAAAGTTCGAGGAGAACCGGCACGTGATTTCTGAGGTCGAGATCCGGAGACTCCTCGACGAGGCACGTGAGGCCTCACATTTCATATCCACCATGATCGTCCAGGCCAAGCTTAACTCTCGTGGCGGTTTCCGTAATTTTCTCTAtccaatatttttatcattatttaaattattcttaAATTGGAAAGTTTTacgttttttttaatttttttttttcgtgtatGCATTCCTTGTGTTTGTAAAATTCTTTGTATGCGCGTGATTGGTTTTTGCCTTGCGTGTTTTCATTTAGCCTGGAATTTTAATCACCTAACCACAGATTTTAAGTTAGAATCAACCAGAATTACTAAAAAAATCAAGCTGCACATTTACCACAAAATTTATCTGAGTTTTCACAGCTGATACTGAAAATCATGAAAAGGTGCGACAAAAACGTTTCTCTTGATATCAAAACCTAATGCTGGATTCAGAAGTATCTGTCGCACCGAAGTGTCAGGCTGGATATATACGATAAGTCTGAATGTTCTTGTACTTATTGTGGATATTGCTTTGGTTTAAAACATGTGTTGAAGACAAATTGTTAAACACAGGACCCACTGGGGAAGTTGAGAAACTAGAACTGTCtgggaaaattaatttttttccttactaAACAAGCATTTCATTAATAAAAGAGAGCAAGATACATAAGTGAATGACAATCCCCAACACACACCTCTTTACAACTagaaagcacatcaaaatataattataaaaaacacCCATCCCCACGATTCTTGGAAGTCCAAGGGGAGAACTACCTTGAATGACAGTTATTTTACAGTCCAACTAGTGGGGCTGTGGTTCCAAGGTTGGAGACCATGGCAAGTTGTAcatttttgcattttgttttcttggACTGGTTGATGGAGAAACCTGCTTCATCTTTCTCAGTCTTCGGTTAGGGAAAACTGTAACATAAACTTAAGGTGCTCCAAGTTGGCAATGGCAGATACACTCATTTGCAATTTTGTCAGCGTGAGATCCATGTGGCGGGGGTGGTGGCATGTGAGATCCAAGTTGTGCATTTACGTGCAGGTGCGTAAAGCCCAAGTGCAAGGCTCATGTGCCACTTGTAAAAATGGGGCTGCAGGGTTAAACAACCCCGATCATTTTGTGGCAATACGTCTTGGAACAGAGAGATTGTTGGTTGTTGAGTTGCATGGGGTGTGGTTGTGTGAGTGTTGGCACTAGAAGGCTACGAGATCAGGCTGGAGCAAGCTAGAGAGGAGAAGAAACAAACGAGGAATCTGAAAACAACTTATAAACATGGGGAAGGGGGAAGAGGAAAGGAGCTCTGGTGAGAATAAATGGAAAAAAGTGGATTTGGGTGTTTTCTGCGAGAGGGACCAATGATGAAAGAGAAGGATGAGCCTTAAAACAATCAATTTTCAGCTACTTGGGGGAAACATGCTaattcaaaatttcatttctttgGCGAGGAAACTGGCTCAAAAAATTTCCTACATCACAGTAATTCATTTGGATGGCCCTAAAAATAGGAACCAATACCATGTTACATGGAATCGTGTGTTGGGTTTTGGTTCTGTGCTGCTCTAATTTCATCATCGCTCCTCCATGTTTAGGGAAGGTTTttgttgataaaaagaaaaatcttgaaATGTTATGGTTTAGAATTTTGCACATTTATATGTTAAAATGTGGAACCGGCTTTTCTAAATGTCATTAGGGGTGGATTTATTATCTATAAACTTGGATCTTGATGTTTGATTGTGTATTGTTCCATTTGTATCCTTTCGATTAGGTATTGTGACGGCTTGAATTTTATCTGTTGTCATgttattttgtaaaaagaatTTGACCATTTTTAACATGCCAACATTGATTGCTTCAGAAATGAAGCCGAGTAAAGAGCATGCAGGAGCGACACTTGAGATGCCTTCAGAAGAGATTCTTAAGACCGTCTAAGAGGAGGAGGTTTAATGGAGTTCAATACCATGTTCTGTTATATGTCTCAGATGTGAGCCTTTTATTGATGACTATGTATCTTACTTCCTCTTTAGTGCTCCTCCACGGTGTTCTTTGAGGGACTCAGTCATAGGTCCTGTTTTGCTACTGTTTAAGCAATAATTCTCAATGAGCTTCTGTTGGTGGTTGCAGTCTTGCAGAGGAACTTTTGTAGTTGTAAACCATCGTCTTAAAACCTCTGGCCTCAAGGGTCATGTTTTGTAGTTCACATTATACATTTTCATGATATTAAATTCCTGGATGGTGATTTCACTTTTCTGCAAAAGTTAGCATTAGTACAATTACATTCTCGCAGTTCACAAGTTTAATATTATAAGAAAAGTTGCCGGATATCTTTTCTGGTTTATGGTTTGATTATGGTGCGGGACGAGGACCAAGGCGAGGGTAGAGGACGAAATCCTTTTATTGAATCCaaattaatgtttttctttctttctttcttattttcttggaAAGAAGGAATCTTTCATTGATATAAAAAACTAAACAGGAAATACAGGGAAAAGTATCAATATACAGACTAATACTACAACTACCATTAGCAAATAATTACATAGAGGAAAAAGGTGGATCTTTTCCACTATGAAAGTTCAGCATGCAATCTAGTAACCTGATTAGGGGTATATCTCCAAATAAATTACTTGAAGAAACCCATTGCGCCAAGTTGTGCGTGCACTAGTTCTGAGCCCGGTGTATTTTAATAGCTTTCCACCTTTCAAAAATATTGAGTAAGAAGTGAGAATCTCTTGTCTTATTTTCAATGGACCAATCTGAAACATGTTGAAAGCTATGAAGAGTTGAGATTATTACCTAGGAGTCaccttttattttaatatttttccatttcttgtttACTACCATTTTGATGCCAATATAAGCAGCCATTGCTTCCCCACCATTTGGATTACAGATAGGAGAAAATTTTGTAACTCACCCTAGAATTTTTCCTAAATGATCCCTACACACGGCAGTTGCTACACTACCAGAATTTCTGACCACTACATCAAAAGCAACCGAGATTTGACCTATATCAGGGGGTTCCCAAATGACTTGATCTTGAGTGACCTTACTGACCCATGCATTCTTATGatcctaaaatattttcaaagtatTTTTGACAAACTGATCAATGTGAAAGGATTCTGAGCCATGAGTAAGTTGATTTCGATAGAACCACAAA
This genomic window from Carya illinoinensis cultivar Pawnee chromosome 7, C.illinoinensisPawnee_v1, whole genome shotgun sequence contains:
- the LOC122317571 gene encoding mitochondrial zinc maintenance protein 1, mitochondrial, with the translated sequence MARAEALSAYRALLRATRKTFAGDSLMLTESAAELRKKFEENRHVISEVEIRRLLDEAREASHFISTMIVQAKLNSRGGFQMKPSKEHAGATLEMPSEEILKTV